From the genome of Chelmon rostratus isolate fCheRos1 chromosome 1, fCheRos1.pri, whole genome shotgun sequence, one region includes:
- the sall1a gene encoding sal-like protein 1a, whose product MSRRKQAKPQHFQSDPHLPLSEHNGDTELCSEDPPCKESDAHVCSRCCAEFFELSDLEEHQKNCTKNQLVLIVNENPASPTGTFSPGSPPHNPDDQMNDTANNTDQTECSDLLEPNTLEKDESMDVDVSGMSSGHEEEGSHTESGSPINTVNGHGGRSTSGPAVGTSAVSAPLPQLSNLTELGNFSMINSNVIIENLQSTKVAVAQFSQEARSTGGPRVAVPALMEQLLALQQQQIHQLQLIEQIRHQILLLASQSPEMQVPPTSAPGTMGPAANPLTTLSSHLSQQLAAAAGLAQNLASQSASISSLKQLAAAAQLPQSNPSSSETSQSISTLGPSTVNAQSSDKGPSHMSSLHSQLSNSSLAKSSTPAFGMRSLLSSAVNPLLPQPPPGNPMFSSSLPSVGTTVEDLNSLAALAQRTKGKPPNVTSFEHKSSSDDAFFKHKCRFCGKVFGSDSALQIHLRSHTGERPYKCNICGNRFSTRGNLKVHFQRHKEKYPHIQMNPYPVPEHLDNIPTSTGIPYGMSMPPEKPVTSWLDSKPVLPTLTSSVGMLLPPTMPSLPHFIKKEDHSIAITNPSVTAKSDSGAAEPSAKSNDGVSEEGEGAALPTSNGKTEEGSHSSGFMTNVSSASESTADYTTSNSPPMMTNPLMPLMSDQFKAKFPFGGILDPLQGSETSKLQQLVENIDRKVTDPNECVICHRVLSCQSALKMHYRTHTGERPFKCKVCGRAFTTKGNLKTHYSVHRAMPPLRVQHSCPICQKKFTNAVVLQQHIRMHMGGQIPNTPLPESYPESMASDTGSFEERNFDDLDNFSDDNIEGMEEGPDSSVPDTPRSADASHDSLCNSPIPTEMAGQEGQDKNGQENTHNNETQEQQISQLKAMANGLVEGDCLTNDSSSLGGDVESQSAGSPAVSESTSSMQAPSPTSLHPQPRKSPSLEERHQRALSSEHTSASLLHSHPSNIGALDLTSVNPSKDSLGMIFAFRERNTIKNTSCDICGKTFACQSALDIHYRSHTKERPFICTACNRGFSTKGNLKQHMLTHQMRDLPSQLFEPSNTSLSSSPTPSLLSVGSLNKPEVNGFLHGLHQENKDMPPGLVTSSASTSPVLSAAPPRRTPKQHFCNTCGKCFSSSSALQIHERTHTGEKPFACSICGRAFTTKGNLKVHMGTHMWNSAPARRGRRLSVDGPMAFLGTNPVKFPEIFQKDMASRASNGDPASFWNQYAAAFSNGLAMKTNEISVIQNGGIPPMSGGVGNGGSSPIGGLTGSLDKLHSMEPNAALAGLEKMANTENGAHFRFTRFIEDNKEIVTS is encoded by the exons ATGTCGCGGAGGAAACAAGCGAAGCCGCAACACTTCCAATCCGACCCTCATCTGCCCTTATCGGAGCACAATG gGGACACAGAACTTTGCTCAGAAGACCCCCCCTGCAAGGAGTCAGACGCCCACGTCTGTAGCAGATGTTGTGCTGAATTCTTTGAACTATCAGATCTTGAGGAACACCAGAAGAATTGCACTAAGAATCAGCTAGTTCTGATAGTTAATGAAAATCCTGCCTCCCCCACCGGAACTTTCTCGCCTGGGTCTCCACCCCATAATCCCGATGACCAGATGAATGACACAGCTAATAACACTGATCAAACAGAGTGCAGTGACCTTTTGGAGCCTAACACTCTTGAAAAAGACGAATCCATGGACGTGGACGTTTCCGGAATGAGCAGTGGTCATGAAGAGGAAGGCAGTCATACAGAGAGCGGGAGCCCCATCAACACAGTCAATGGCCATGGTGGCAGGAGCACCTCTGGCCCTGCAGTAGGTACTTcagctgtctctgctcctcTACCTCAGCTCAGTAACCTGACTGAACTGGGGAATTTCTCCATGATCAACAGCAATGTCATAATTGAAAATCTGCAGAGCACCAAAGTGGCCGTGGCCCAGTTCTCCCAAGAGGCCCGTTCCACTGGGGGCCCCAGAGTGGCAGTGCCAGCCCTTATGGAGCAGCTTCTAGCCCTGCAACAGCAACAGatccaccagctgcagcttATTGAGCAGATTCGCCATCAGATACTGCTACTGGCCTCCCAGTCCCCAGAAATGCAGGTGCCCCCAACTTCTGCTCCAGGCACAATGGGGCCTGCTGCCAACCCACTGACCACACTCAGCTCACATCTTTCCCAACAGCTGGCTGCAGCCGCAGGCCTAGCGCAGAACCTGGCTAGTCAGTCAGCCAGTATTAGCAGCCTAAAGCAGCTGGCTGCAGCGGCACAGCTACCTCAGTCCAACCCAAGCAGCAGTGAGACATCTCAGAGCATTAGCACACTGGGGCCATCAACAGTCAATGCCCAGTCCTCTGACAAGGGCCCGAGTCATATGAGTAGCCTCCACTCTCAGCTCAGCAACTCCTCACTAGCTAAGTCATCCACGCCAGCATTTGGAATGCGTAGCTTGTTAAGCTCTGCAGTGAATCCCCTTCTACCTCAGCCCCCACCTGGAAACCCCATGTTCTCCAGCTCTCTGCCCAGTGTTGGCACCACAGTAGAGGACCTCAACTCTTTAGCAGCTTTGGCCCAGCGGACAAAAGGCAAGCCGCCAAATGTCACTTCGTTTGAACACAAGAGCAGCTCTGACGATGCTTTCTTCAAGCATAAGTGCAGGTTTTGTGGCAAGGTGTTTGGGAGTGACAGTGCCTTGCAAATCCACCTGCGCTCTCACACTGGTGAGAGACCATACAAGTGTAATATCTGTGGCAACCGCTTCTCCACCCGTGGTAACCTGAAGGTGCATTTCCAGCGTCATAAAGAAAAATATCCGCACATCCAGATGAATCCCTACCCAGTTCCTGAGCATTTAGACAACATACCAACAAGCACCGGCATTCCATATGGCATGTCTATGCCCCCTGAGAAACCTGTCACCAGCTGGCTGGACAGCAAACCAGTTCTGCCCACTCTGACCTCCTCAGTCGGCATGCTGTTGCCACCAACCATGCCGAGCCTGCCACATTTCATCAAAAAGGAAGATCACTCGATAGCCATAACTAACCCTTCTGTTACTGCAAAGAGTGACTCAGGTGCTGCTGAACCTTCAGCTAAAAGTAATGATGGGGTGTCTGAAGAGGGTGAAGGTGCAGCTCTTCCTACCTCAAATGGGAAAACTGAAGAAGGCAGCCACTCCTCAGGCTTCATGACAAATGTGAGCTCTGCCTCAGAGAGCACTGCTGACTACACAACATCGAACAGCCCGCCCATGATGACCAATCCACTCATGCCTCTTATGTCTGATCAGTTCAAGGCTAAGTTCCCCTTTGGAGGCATTCTGGATCCTCTCCAGGGGTCAGAGACCTCCAAACTTCAGCAGCTTGTGGAGAACATTGACAGAAAGGTGACAGACCCAAACGAATGTGTCATCTGCCACCGCGTGCTGAGCTGCCAAAGTGCTCTAAAAATGCACTATCGCACTCACACTGGGGAAAGGCCATTTAAATGTAAAGTCTGTGGCAGAGCGTTCACCACCAAGGGAAATCTTAAGACCCACTACAGCGTCCATAGGGCCATGCCTCCTCTCAGAGTCCAACACTCCTGTCCTATTTGTCAAAAGAAGTTCACAAATGCTGTGGTTCTACAGCAACATATTCGCATGCACATGGGTGGGCAGATCCCCAACACCCCTCTGCCAGAGAGTTACCCAGAGTCCATGGCATCTGACACTGGCTCATTTGAAGAGAGAAACTTTGATGATCTGGACAACTTCTCTGATGACAACATTGAAGGAATGGAGGAGGGCCCGGATAGCAGTGTGCCAGACACACCCAGGTCAGCTGATGCCTCCCATGACAGTCTATGTAACTCTCCAATTCCCACTGAAATGGCTGGCCAGGAGGGGCAAGACAAAAATGGGCAAGAGAACACCCACAATAATGAAACACAGGAGCAACAAATCAGCCAATTGAAGGCTATGGCAAATGGCTTAGTTGAGGGAGATTGCCTCACCAATGACTCTTCGTCTCTGGGAGGGGATGTTGAAAGCCAAAGCGCCGGGAGTCCAGCTGTGTCAGAATCTACCTCCTCCATGCAGGCGCCATCCCCCACTAGCTTGCATCCACAACCACGCAAATCCCCCAGCCTCGAAGAAAGGCACCAGAGGGCCTTATCCTCTGAGCACACCAGTGCAAGCCTCTTGCACTCTCATCCCTCCAACATTGGAGCCCTGGACCTGACATCTGTCAATCCCTCAAAAGACTCCCTGGGCATGATTTTCGCCTTCCGTGAGCGTAACACCATCAAGAACACATCCTGTGACATCTGTGGGAAGACCTTCGCTTGTCAGAGTGCCTTGGACATTCACTATCGAAGCCATACCAAAGAACGACCATTTATTTGCACGGCCTGTAACAGAGGTTTCTCCACCAAGGGCAACCTCAAGCAGCACATGCTGACCCATCAAATGAGAGACCTGCCGTCACAGCTCTTTGAGCCCTCAAACACCAGCCTGTCCTCCAGCCCAACCCCTTCCCTCCTGTCTGTAGGCTCTCTTAACAAACCAGAGGTCAACGGCTTCCTCCATGGCCTCCACCAAGAGAACAAGGACATGCCCCCTGGCCTGGTCACATCATCTGCCTCCACTTCCCCAGtgctttctgctgctcctccacgcaGGACACCGAAGCAACACTTCTGCAACACGTGCGGGaagtgtttctcctcctccagtgctCTGCAGATCCACGAGAGAACCCACACAGGGGAGAAACCCTTTGCTTGCAGTATCTGTGGTCGGGCTTTTACCACCAAAGGAAACCTCAAG GTTCACATGGGCACGCACATGTGGAATAGCGCCCCTGCCAGACGTGGCCGCAGGCTCTCTGTTGATGGGCCAATGGCCTTCCTGGGTACGAACCCAGTCAAGTTTCCTGAGATCTTCCAGAAGGACATGGCGTCAAGGGCAAGCAATGGGGACCCAGCCAGTTTCTGGAACCAGTatgctgcagccttctccaATGGCCTGGCAATGAAGACAAATGAGATCTCCGTGATCCAGAATGGAGGCATCCCACCCATGTCAGGTGGCGTGGGAAACGGGGGTAGCTCTCCCATCGGCGGCCTGACCGGCAGCCTAGACAAGCTACACAGCATGGAGCCCAACGCTGCTCTTGCTGGTTTGGAGAAAATGGCCAACACAGAGAACGGAGCCCACTTTCGGTTCACGCGCTTCATAGAGGACAATAAAGAAATTGTCACCAGTTAG